DNA from Rhinoderma darwinii isolate aRhiDar2 chromosome 6, aRhiDar2.hap1, whole genome shotgun sequence:
gaattccattctcatctattttagacagtttctagtctccgtacttaatagggacaccagttccccattgtctagttataagtggtcgcctataggcagaccctaagttatgtagggggtagttttcctgataggtgaatttctggatttacgatcccctagtaagcttacacccttttaacaggtgcttgctcacccatatgccatacctcaaactctcgtttgccgtgactgtttcccatagccctgctatgatggaggggactcttacccttctctctcagtttttatcttcactaacaaacactatggctattggctgttagggaaagtcccacactacctttctcacctattttatacagttacttatcccctcaaaacccttttaaaccttcttctactctggccagagaattaaattccttttataactagcttactttcttcttattcactttaaacaccactcaaggagatatcctccacaccataacagtaatatgacaaatattcctgatccaaataataaggcaaacgtaaaatcaagctgttcttttgacatgccggattatcagattgcacaaaattctggaattttgagctgaaaatcagtgcatgataatctccgcaagtacctcaatgctgtacacacattttcggcatttttccggattatcagattgcacaaaattttcgatttccgggcttaaatttagcctatcataatccccgtagtcacctgaagcatgtacacatgtttctggtaatttgccggattatcggaagtttttttccaaaaacaatttccttattctaaaatgcatttgtgacacaaaactgggtttctacaacattcatacaaatactgtcatggagatcaggcactttatcctgagggtaggattacatatagacttgaccagatttttacactaaaaataccctcatgtggcccctctatccctcaggagtactaccgggaaggtgacctaccagacaggaaggtgcagagcagagtttgtaagaattaagtcttcttaccttgctgcagcagtggtctgcacgttccttcgtccgggtggtcgccattcaagtcccgggagatcccctaggtggggtgccgtccttctggtcaagtccctggttcgggcgccaatttctgtgatcgcaatttgagtcacgttacgccttgatctccatgcaggttcaaatcaggtgggggggtgcgagctcggagaagcaacagatacactgagacgtttctcaaggtaaaaatccttctgactttatttgcagagacacagagtttatatagtaaaaatatcacatgagtacgtgcagacacacatgaatcatttacattcttgtggtttcttccctcgtgatttatgtctctatgtacattgttcttatatctagttgttaatctggtgtCTGGTCCTTATCTATCTTAGCTGTATGCCCGAaactcaaacatcatataaacagactcctttgtgtctggtaagtccttgtagggccccaatttctactatctacagaatgtctgcaaatctattccattacctttcaataatacccaacatatattctaatacatgttcttctcttcagcattgcactcattgaggccccagatacattatacatatatttattccataacactatcatgtgtgatactgtctgctgagccgtgtatctaatcctatcatgtgtgatactgtctgcggagctgtgtatctaatcctgtcatgtgtgatactgtctgctgagctgtgtatctaatcctatcatgtgtgatactgtctgctgagccgtgtatctaatcctatcatgtgtgatacggtctgctgagccgtgtatctaatcctatcatgtgtgatactgtctgctgagccgtgtatctaatcctatcatgtgtgacaatgtctgctgagccatgtatctaatcctatcatgtgtgatactgtctgctgagccgtgtatctaatcctatcatgtgtgacaatgtctgctgagccatgtatctaatcctatcatgtgtgatactgtctgctgagctgtgtatctaatcctatcatgtgtggtactgtctgctgagccgtgtatctaatcctatcatgtgtgacaatgtctgctgagccgtgtatctaatcctatcatgtgtgatactgtctgctgagctgtgtatctaatcctatcatgtgtgatactgtctgctgagctgtgtatctaatcctatcatgtgtgatactgtctgctgagctgtgtatctaatcctatcctgtgtgatactgtctgctggctacATATCACTGTGTCTGATCTGCCCCCCTCTTGTGCTGTATACATGATATAAGGGGCTCCCCTGTATGATCAGTGTCGGCACGTCGCGTATATACTTGTTTCTAACATTTGCGGTTGGTAATATAGCTAAATATTGTAGGCTGCAGCTTTAAGATGTTTTTCGTATAGTCAGCGAGCAGCCGTCATCTGTCTAATAACCTTCatttctgttttcttttatttagtcatttgtttttactgtgtgaagaaaaaaacaaaacaacgtgGAACCCGTCAGTAAGCAGGATAGCTGCTGTTAACGAATCATATGAAATATTTACTTTTATTGTGCTTGTGTCTGGTGTGAATACGTAGCGCAGCGCGCAAAGACCTGATGATCGTTTTCACGTCACCATTTACATAGTCCGATTTCTATATGAATATTTAATACCTGCGTTGGGTCTTCCTGTGTTATTGTGTCAGGTTGTAGGGggtatcaaggggttaataaaccaATTAGATCCACAACCCATTCAAAGCAGAACATCATTACACACTCAAAGGACTAAATAGATCTACGCAAAAAGATCCAGCAGCTTGCTGACAGTTTCCATTAAatgcttacaaaaaaaaaaatgatatactgAATAAGAAAAGTTGCCCGAAAAGTGAGTTCATTCCAAATATATAGGGAATTACTGAtgacaaaacataaaaacatttttgtagGTTATTGGTTATCAATGGGTTAATAAGATCTGGATCTTTTATGGGAAAATAGCAACGTTTTATTGGAACAGGGGTCATTGGCTGCCATACTTTGTATCTTTGCCATCCATGAAGCTTTTTCCTTAAAGGAACATGCGTAGTGTAGCGTCCGAGTAGTGAATGGGTTAATCAGTAAGTTACAATTCACCccctatccccccccccttttccagGCAGTGAACGGGTTAACTATGCCGAGTCTTTCCAGGACACGTCTCTATGTGAATTCCCCCGTCTATGACATCATGAGCTATGAATAGGCAGCCACCTAGTAACCAATGTGTTAACCTGGCATTCCCCGTTCCCCAGCGGTGACAGGGTTTATAAGGCGAGCGCTTTCCAGGACCCTGCCTATTTGTAGCTGGCCAGGAGCGCTCGCTGTTATCACCCTGCTCAGTGCCAGCAGTGACCCAGGAGTAGCCGCGTCCACTCTGCTATGTGACAGTCAGTATGGGACCTACAGGTGCAGGTAGGTGACCCTCATAACCCCTCCGATCCTGGAGGATACGCCCTATTATCTATGTCCAGGGGCTGAGGGCGGACTGGGACAGCGCCTGGAAAATGTGGGAGACCTGGTAACGCCATGGCCCTTCCTTACTACCCTGGCGCTACTAGAGGGGATTGTGCCCAGGTCTACCTGCTGATGATGTCCCTTTCAGGGTGCGGCTCACAAGGTGCCCACTGTTAACTCATTCATTGCTGGGGACACGCACTTTATACTATACGTGCTTGCTGAATGcattataaggttatgtgatGTATATACGTTCCATATAACTTGGGGTTCGGgacggaggaaaaaaaaatcggtGTCCCAGAAATATGGGGTAACATAATATAGTTGGATACCACTGGTCTATATAAATTGTGCTGCCCAGGAtccatatatagtgtgtaatatacaCAGGGACATTCAGGAAGGCCAAGGGGGCCCAATGGGGTCACCGCCTGCGTCCGATTTATGGCACTTACCGCCCATGAAACAGAACCTAAAGGGGTAACGCCACCTATGGGAGAGAGGGATAGGGCCAACCTGAGCCTAGAAGCCCCCCACCAGGGTCCCATACAAGTCGCATGGTCACCTTTATGTAGACGGTGGAGGGGGCACATTTAGAGTCTACCTGGCAGATCACCCCTAAGGAGCTCCATCCTCCCGCCGCTGAGGAGCTCGTCATAGACGATAAGTTGCATCCTTTCTTATCTCATCTTGAGAGTTTCTGTTGCAGAATTATTAGGCAactttaaagggttaataaaaatcctacgtgccgccccccccccccatattcccTCCCGCGGGCTCACATAACATGCTGAGTCAGGAGCAGGCGGCGCGATGCCAGCGGTTTTTGACACCTTCCCAAAATTCAGGAGTGAATGGTGAATATTGTCTCATAATGTAATAACGTTCGGCATGTTTATATCCGTGCAGAAACATCACccgcgaatatatatatatatatcacccgtcCAAGGGACGTCGTCTGCCAAGTTTACACATATATCCCTTAGTTATGACTGTTTTTGGGAAAGCTGTGTGTCAAGCAAGATGGCCGACTTTACACAGGAGGGCAATTCAGGGAAATATTTTGGATTTTGATCCCTTGGGCACTCATCATTATGTACATATCCCCTCCTACTCTTCATTAGGGTGATTTAGAGTGGGCAGGACTGTGGTATACAGCGTGGGCAGGGGCTGTGGTATACAGCGTGGGGAGGGGCTGTGGTATACAGCGTGGGGAGGGGCATTGATTGGACCAGTTTCCATGTCATGCAGGTTGGATGTATTCGACTTGAGGCTGGCCAGAACTAGGAGCCCCGTTTGTTTTTGATGGGGCCGTAAGCCCCTCCACTCACCTTTAATAACAGGCTTCAGTCACTGCATAATCAACATTGCAAAATTTGCAGCCGCTTTCTAGGCTCCTCCTCCTTATTGAGACCCCTCCCACCTATATGCAGCAATCACCTGGTGATTTAGCCACTTGTAGCGTATAATCTTCTGTCCTTGCTGTAAGTGTGATCAGCTTGTCATGTACCGGCTTACCTCTGAGTCTGTGTttgtacacagcagccaatctgaacaagcagagctacagtgtaaagcatgggggcagACAAAGCAGTAACCTGTGTTGAGGCGGGAAACTCAGACTTCAGTAGATAATGTAGCTGGCTGGAGTCACTGGTGATCGCTCTAGTCATGTAAGTCAGGTCAGATAGACTGGTTCCAAAACACTGTGGGTTGGGGTTAAGGGTTGCGGGGTTATGGTTCTTCACCTTTACCCATCAGCCTCCTCTTTCAATATAGTGCTCATCTCCATAGTCTTGCTGACCTCATTGTCTTACTCCATTTCTGATTTTCTTCCCCACAGAGGTTGTGGCCGTGATCCTTTTCTGCCGTTTTGtcacagggagttgtgtggcctCAGAGTCCCGGCCGTCAGAAGGAGAAACAACTTCATCACCTCCAGAGCCGAAATGTCCAACATTTTGTCTCTGCAGTTACGACTACAATGAAGATTTCAGCGTCTTCTGCAGCTCCCGGAACCTCTCCCGTATTCCGGATCTACTGCCCACAAATGTTCGAGCTTTATGGTTGGACCATAACAACTTCACCGCCGTGCCGACCGAAGCTTTCAAAAATGTATCTCAGCTGGACTTTCTTAACCTGCAGAGCAGTCACTTAACTAAGCTGGAGCAACATGCCCTCCATGGCCTCCAGGCTTTAGCCCATTTGCACTTAGAAAGAAATATGTTGAAGTATTTGGCCCCTAACACTTTCCTTCACACTCAGAACTTGATTTCCTTGAGCCTCAACAACAATTACTTTACAAAAATTGAAGATGGATTATTCGCAGGTCTTTCCAACCTTTGGTACCTAAACTTGGGCTGGAATTCATTGGCGGCCTTGCCGGACACCGTGTTTCATGACCTACCGAACCTGAGAGAGCTCATTTTGGCCGGAAACCACTTGACCTACGTCCATTTCCCACTTTTTATCAGCTTGGTGGAACTGAAGGAGTTGGACCTAAGTGGGAATATGTTACGGGGGTTGAAagctcacatttttataaaattacaCAAGCTTCAGAAGCTTTATCTGAACCACAACATCATCTCCACAATTGCATCTAGAGCTTTCTTCGGCATGAAGTCTCTCCGATGGTTAGATCTGTCACAAAATCGTTTGCCTGCCCTTTCGGAGGACACCTTTGCCGGTTTACTAAGTCTCCATGTTCTTAGATTGTCCAACAATTCTCTTACCAGCCTAAGGCCTAGAGTCTTCAAGGACCTACAATTTTTAGAGGAGCTCAGTCTTAGTTACAACAAGCTCAGGACCCTCGTTGAACGGGTATTCGAAGGCCTTGGTCAACTTGAATTTTTGTCTTTAAATAACAACATCATTCAGGAGATCCGTCCGGGAGCATTTACAGGACTTTTAAACGTGGCCGTGATGAACCTGTCGGGGAACTGCCTCAAAACACTTTACGAACATTCCTTCCGAGGTCTTGGAAAGCTTCATAGCTTGCACGTGGAGAACAGTTGTATCAGTAGGATAAAGCCTCACATGTTCTCAGGCCTCTCGAATCTTAGGAGGCTTTTTCTCCAGCGGAACGACATTTCGGTTATTGATGACAACAGCTTTTCTGACCTTCAAGATCTACTAGAACTGGACCTCAGATTCAATAAGTTGAGTCAACTCTCGGCTAGATCCTTCACGGGACTGAAAGATCTCTCCTACCTTCTTCTGGCCAACAACCAACTGCAGACCCTTTCTTCAGAGACCTTTAGTCCATTTCAGAGGATACAATGGCTTGACCTTTCGGACAATCAGCTGAATGTTGTTGATACAgacatttttcagccattttctcATCTTCGGTATCTCAGCCTTCAAAGGAACCCATTAAAAACCATCGCTGTTAGTTCCTCGCTCATAAATTCTCCAATCCAACAACTGTGGTTACACGGAAACCACTGGGATTGTGGCTGCTCCCTCAACGACCTAAGAGATTTCTGCCTAAGTAATGCCACCGTTGTCCCCAGAGTGGTACAGTCGGTGTCAGAAGGTTACGATACCAGTCCTCCCAGCTACATCTACAACAACATCACCTGTGCTAGCCCTCCGCAGGTTGTAGGACAGGACTTACGTGATTTAAATGATGAACATTTTTCTCAATGTCCTTGAGGGTGACAACCCCGGGGTGATTTGTCCCCAGTTATTACAGGGATGACACCTCTGTAGGACACAAGGCTTGATCATTTTTCGGAAATGTAAAAATTCCCTGTTTTTAGTTGACCCTATAAATGTTTCCTACTCTCGGTGGAGCTTAGTTGTCCCGTAACTGTATGAAAATATATGTCATTGATATATAGCAGCCACATGTTCCTATAAGGTAGAAACCAGACTGTAACAGTGAATATAGGTGGTGCAAAGCAGGTAAGGAAAACATGTAATATTCTGTTACGGTATATAAACATATAATGGACGCCGGCCACCATTCATGATCCAACTACCCCGCCCCAAGTATACCCATCAAAGCTTTCTATAC
Protein-coding regions in this window:
- the IGFALS gene encoding insulin-like growth factor-binding protein complex acid labile subunit isoform X3 — protein: MGPTGAEVVAVILFCRFVTGSCVASESRPSEGETTSSPPEPKCPTFCLCSYDYNEDFSVFCSSRNLSRIPDLLPTNVRALWLDHNNFTAVPTEAFKNVSQLDFLNLQSSHLTKLEQHALHGLQALAHLHLERNMLKYLAPNTFLHTQNLISLSLNNNYFTKIEDGLFAGLSNLWYLNLGWNSLAALPDTVFHDLPNLRELILAGNHLTYVHFPLFISLVELKELDLSGNMLRGLKAHIFIKLHKLQKLYLNHNIISTIASRAFFGMKSLRWLDLSQNRLPALSEDTFAGLLSLHVLRLSNNSLTSLRPRVFKDLQFLEELSLSYNKLRTLVERVFEGLGQLEFLSLNNNIIQEIRPGAFTGLLNVAVMNLSGNCLKTLYEHSFRGLGKLHSLHVENSCISRIKPHMFSGLSNLRRLFLQRNDISVIDDNSFSDLQDLLELDLRFNKLSQLSARSFTGLKDLSYLLLANNQLQTLSSETFSPFQRIQWLDLSDNQLNVVDTDIFQPFSHLRYLSLQRNPLKTIAVSSSLINSPIQQLWLHGNHWDCGCSLNDLRDFCLSNATVVPRVVQSVSEGYDTSPPSYIYNNITCASPPQVVGQDLRDLNDEHFSQCP
- the IGFALS gene encoding insulin-like growth factor-binding protein complex acid labile subunit isoform X1, with product MDDDGAQDVVSELEGKRLGGWGLLQIAGCTGLAAYSVWALVLMPGFRKVPLKLQVPYMPASAKQVENVMTLLKGRVGKMADLGSGDGRIVLEAAKRGFLPAMGYELNPWLVRLSYFYAWRSGYHRRVTYLREDLWKVKLHDCDNVSIFLAPSVLLLLEKKMLAELPSDARVVSGRFPLPTWVPSDIIEVVAVILFCRFVTGSCVASESRPSEGETTSSPPEPKCPTFCLCSYDYNEDFSVFCSSRNLSRIPDLLPTNVRALWLDHNNFTAVPTEAFKNVSQLDFLNLQSSHLTKLEQHALHGLQALAHLHLERNMLKYLAPNTFLHTQNLISLSLNNNYFTKIEDGLFAGLSNLWYLNLGWNSLAALPDTVFHDLPNLRELILAGNHLTYVHFPLFISLVELKELDLSGNMLRGLKAHIFIKLHKLQKLYLNHNIISTIASRAFFGMKSLRWLDLSQNRLPALSEDTFAGLLSLHVLRLSNNSLTSLRPRVFKDLQFLEELSLSYNKLRTLVERVFEGLGQLEFLSLNNNIIQEIRPGAFTGLLNVAVMNLSGNCLKTLYEHSFRGLGKLHSLHVENSCISRIKPHMFSGLSNLRRLFLQRNDISVIDDNSFSDLQDLLELDLRFNKLSQLSARSFTGLKDLSYLLLANNQLQTLSSETFSPFQRIQWLDLSDNQLNVVDTDIFQPFSHLRYLSLQRNPLKTIAVSSSLINSPIQQLWLHGNHWDCGCSLNDLRDFCLSNATVVPRVVQSVSEGYDTSPPSYIYNNITCASPPQVVGQDLRDLNDEHFSQCP
- the IGFALS gene encoding insulin-like growth factor-binding protein complex acid labile subunit isoform X2, with product MDDDGAQDVVSELEGKRLGGWGLLQIAGCTGLAAYSVWALVLMPGFRKVPLKLQVPYMPASAKQVENVMTLLKGRVGKMADLGSGDGRIVLEAAKRGFLPAMGYELNPWLVRLSYFYAWRSGYHRRVTYLREDLWKLLLLEKKMLAELPSDARVVSGRFPLPTWVPSDIIEVVAVILFCRFVTGSCVASESRPSEGETTSSPPEPKCPTFCLCSYDYNEDFSVFCSSRNLSRIPDLLPTNVRALWLDHNNFTAVPTEAFKNVSQLDFLNLQSSHLTKLEQHALHGLQALAHLHLERNMLKYLAPNTFLHTQNLISLSLNNNYFTKIEDGLFAGLSNLWYLNLGWNSLAALPDTVFHDLPNLRELILAGNHLTYVHFPLFISLVELKELDLSGNMLRGLKAHIFIKLHKLQKLYLNHNIISTIASRAFFGMKSLRWLDLSQNRLPALSEDTFAGLLSLHVLRLSNNSLTSLRPRVFKDLQFLEELSLSYNKLRTLVERVFEGLGQLEFLSLNNNIIQEIRPGAFTGLLNVAVMNLSGNCLKTLYEHSFRGLGKLHSLHVENSCISRIKPHMFSGLSNLRRLFLQRNDISVIDDNSFSDLQDLLELDLRFNKLSQLSARSFTGLKDLSYLLLANNQLQTLSSETFSPFQRIQWLDLSDNQLNVVDTDIFQPFSHLRYLSLQRNPLKTIAVSSSLINSPIQQLWLHGNHWDCGCSLNDLRDFCLSNATVVPRVVQSVSEGYDTSPPSYIYNNITCASPPQVVGQDLRDLNDEHFSQCP
- the IGFALS gene encoding insulin-like growth factor-binding protein complex acid labile subunit isoform X4, whose product is MKYVTEVVAVILFCRFVTGSCVASESRPSEGETTSSPPEPKCPTFCLCSYDYNEDFSVFCSSRNLSRIPDLLPTNVRALWLDHNNFTAVPTEAFKNVSQLDFLNLQSSHLTKLEQHALHGLQALAHLHLERNMLKYLAPNTFLHTQNLISLSLNNNYFTKIEDGLFAGLSNLWYLNLGWNSLAALPDTVFHDLPNLRELILAGNHLTYVHFPLFISLVELKELDLSGNMLRGLKAHIFIKLHKLQKLYLNHNIISTIASRAFFGMKSLRWLDLSQNRLPALSEDTFAGLLSLHVLRLSNNSLTSLRPRVFKDLQFLEELSLSYNKLRTLVERVFEGLGQLEFLSLNNNIIQEIRPGAFTGLLNVAVMNLSGNCLKTLYEHSFRGLGKLHSLHVENSCISRIKPHMFSGLSNLRRLFLQRNDISVIDDNSFSDLQDLLELDLRFNKLSQLSARSFTGLKDLSYLLLANNQLQTLSSETFSPFQRIQWLDLSDNQLNVVDTDIFQPFSHLRYLSLQRNPLKTIAVSSSLINSPIQQLWLHGNHWDCGCSLNDLRDFCLSNATVVPRVVQSVSEGYDTSPPSYIYNNITCASPPQVVGQDLRDLNDEHFSQCP